One Arachis hypogaea cultivar Tifrunner chromosome 18, arahy.Tifrunner.gnm2.J5K5, whole genome shotgun sequence genomic window, tggtaatattttattttattaaaacaatcaacaatcatataTCTCCTATAACCTCATTTTAATCAtcctcttaatttctgaacaagaaaattatttaattatttttctttttaaatgctCTCAAGATGTTAATGtctttaaatatttatcttgcttagaaattagaataaatttaGGAGAATGTTGAAGAATGTGCTCAATGATTCTCTTCCCTGAATGCATAAGATTAAAGTGGTACAATAGATCCATATTATATAGGGAGCTCTAATATCATCATAGAGAAGGGCATATAAGAAATGAAGATGCAGGTGCGAATAATGCATTCATAAAAGATGGTGTTACTGAACATGAGTGTGGATTATCAAAACTTAAATAATTAGATAATGGTTAGTTCCTAACTGCTAATAGACTAATTATCAAAGTGCTAGTCTAATCTAATCTAACTAACTGTATAAGctaataaatagttaaatactatTCATCAAACAATATTTCTTACTCATTTGACCATGAACACAGGCCAAATTTTGACCGCACAATAACAATGTagcttttaagtttttattttcattgtttttcaatGACAAACTTATTCTAAATTTACCTTAATATAACAGAATAACATGACAAATTAACAATTAAAGTTTATTGCAAGCAATGGCGTAAGCAGAGATGAAAGTTATTTCTgtcaaaaatgataaaaaaaaatggctCACATTCATTTGCACATCTATAACAGGTTCTACAACAGAGCTTGATGCTCTTGAATACCAACCAGGGTCTTCTTCCTACACAATaggaaaaaataacaacaaaagtaaTCAGGTAACATTCTGCATTTTACCATTAATCATTGgctaaataaaattatttcattAACCTCCAATATTTTCACAAAAAGACGCATGGCTTCTGTGGAAGACATGTTTCCAAGCTGGTTCCAACTGCATCAATAATTACTTTCTTTAACAACATTCTCCACAATTTtatcaagaaaaataaaagtaatgcaTGAAGCAAGTATAACATCAACCTAAGCACTATTAACTTAAAGAACACAACACTCCAAAGAGAATATGCATGGATAAACACAGTAAATTCAGATTCGCACATAAAGAATATATAGAATACAAGTTTCACGGAGAGAGTTTATCAACACTATAGCATAGAGAGCATAGATATTAGCAGACAAACCTTGCCCATTTGCTATGCTCCACAATTTTCCAGGTACTGAGAAGCTTTATAGATTatagattatatatataaagcGAATCCGTCATCAACCACAATAAAAACACTATCGAATCTTTAtaacaggaaaaataaatctaattgATTCGGCAGGAGGAAAGAAAATCAGCAAGGACAATGTGGATCGAAGCACAATGAAGCAAAGTAGGAACGAATCAAAGAACTAAAAAGCATATCTATGGGAGAAAAGGGGAAATTGAACCTGGTTATACAAGCTGTAGAGGAGAAGAGCGGTGGACTTGGCAAACTTGGAGGTGAGAGCTTTGGTTGGAGAGTTTGATCCCTCAAACCCAACATACGACGCTGCAGAATAGAATTTACCTGGATATTGCAGACTCGAGCTTCCTCTCATCATTGCCATCTGATTCTTCAATTTACAACTACAATCAATTaagctgctgctgcttcttcttcgcGGGAGGGACGGACGCGCTGttttattttatcactttttttttttttggcctcTGCTCTTCAATAACTGGAACAAAAAGGAAACAAAAGCTAGACTTAcatgtataatttttttcacaACACAGAAAAAGGTTTTCCGTTAGAGGAAACAATCAAATTGTGCTCCCCATAAATAACATTTTCTCCCCATTACAAGCAAGTGAAACAATGCAAAACACCTTTACACACATTATTTGCACCATGTAATAATGCATAAATTAGAGAAGTACTATAAAAAGTTAATTCAAAACCTTTAGATGGTACAACAGCTTGGGGATTCAAAATCAGCCCCTCCCCGCATTATGTCTCTGACTGCTAAATTAATTGAGGAGAGCTTGGgcctaaacaaagaaaataatccATCACCAGTGTTTGAAGAATTAGAAATGATATAAGGGGCAAATAAGAGATGAAACAGTAAAGAACGAACCATACACAATCAATTCCTATAGGGTGCAAAGATCAACCAACCAAACCAAAATTGATATGAAAATCAGGCAATAAATACCACGAGAATCCTTAGACACATGCAGTTTTGAAGATGATCTATGGCTGCCTCGATCCATTCCTTTCTTAGGCAAATTAGATACACTATCACTGCTGAATCCTCCATCAGATGTTAGCACTGAACTCCGATCaaactagaaaatcctaaagcAAAATAGAAAAATCAGAAGGCACAGCATCAGCTCAATAGAAATATATGCATATACTATTCATATATGGCtacaatataaaattttatcaaactacTCTATTCCTCTTTTGACTTGAATTGCTTTAATAAcctgatttgaaatttaattcttCCTTTCAATAGAATCTGAGTTTTTCTCTCATTGTTCCATATAGTGAAATAAACTTAGAAAGAAAGTTAGGGGAATAGTGGAACAAAATAGAAGCAGAACAATTTCAAAAAAGGAAGAAGCAGAGTTACCAGTGAATCTGTCCTGGTTTCGGCGACGGTTGTAACTGGTGGCGGCGTGTGCGATGGCGACCTCCTCTCCCTATTCGGCTCCTCCCAGCAGCAGCTCTATCAATGACAGCAACATTTAACCCTAATGGCGACAGGAACAGGGTGCGACGGCAACGACCTTGACCCCAATCGACGGCAGAGGCGGCAGCAGAGCAGGATGGTGCGAGAACGGACCTCCTCCTTCTCCCCTGCGTTCATCGTCTTCTGCTTCTCCTTCACTCTTCGTCGTTCTTCTCCTTCCTCCCTTCCCTCTTCTTCTCCgtttttccctcttttctctttaggtttctctctttcttttttatgcTGTTGCTGAGTGTTGTTGTGTTTTTGGGAAGGAGGAGATTGAAATATTGTCAAAAAAAAGGTAAATTAGCTTCGGTTCTTAAAAATTTGTGGCAAAATAGAGCAATCTGGAGCGGTTGGGGAGAACGGCCGGCAATTTGGGCCGGCAATAAGGTTATTAGATGCGGACCTTTAAACCGCATGAAGAACCGCAGCAGATCCCTCGAACAGCAGCGCTCTGGAAAAGGGGCTGGTGTTTTAGCGCAGCTAACACGCCGTTCTCTTGTAGTGATCTGAAATATTACTATGTGTTTATAATAAGCTTATATATTTTAAGGGAGCAATGGTTTACTCTCCAAATTAAAAATTGTAGtgtatgaaaatttttaatttttatattaatctctttttaattttaattttaattttaattttacattttttagagttatatttttatattgactCGTTTTTATAAGTATTTTGATGTTCAATAAATATGGAAAATATCATAAGTATTTttaatcattattatttatttatgaattaaCATTCAATTTGACTCCAAcgaattttatatcaatttttaattctaaacaaatttttattcgttaattttttttagaattaatccTATAAAAAGCTTAGCTATTCTGTTGCTTTCAATCAAAGTTTTAACATATAcattaaacaaataattaataaattttattatgagtATTTGAGTATTTCCGTTTTATTTATTGTATCCATAACCGGACCATTGAGGAATATTAAAATCCATTTTCGAGGGagactaaaaaaataaagaagaaagaaagaaaaagaaaaaacatgaaaaaaaaaaaacaataactaACGAGTTGAAATAAATGTTACGTATCTCCATCATAGTATTATATTAAGTAAACGATTGTCACCAAAAAAGTAAACGATTAAGCTACTTCATTATTATGCACGAGTTTATTTCTTAGGAATATCATTATTTTAGAgccatttataaatattatattcatcaATATTATATGTGATAATTACTAGTAAATTCTGTCCTCCTCAATCCTCATAGATCATTACTAGTAAATTTTCATATGAAGCTTTAATctgcaataaattaatttttgaatagtgtaaaataaaaaaatgataatactaaaaaaataaaaaaataattaaaatttatcttatttaatatttattatttatttttttattgttaaatatttccgaaaaaaaaatgtgattgtttTTTATAGTCCGATCAATGTGGGCGCTCTCTCCCCTAGTTATTACTCTTAAAATTTGTTTGGGatggatatttaaaaaaaaaaaaaccgtatattattaaattttaatttttgtttttgaatcttATATTGCGTACACGACTATTAAGAATTGAAATATAAAGTATTTTGgttttaacaaattaaaacatGAGATTATGGCACGGGGGTTTTAATTAAGGACACCTGTGAATAAGATAGTCACTTTGTATTATATTGCAGAGAAGTTTACAATTGTTGGGGAAAGAGATTAACaatgattatatttattatatatagttTGCAATTCTAGGCTTTGCatgcatttttaatttctttaccaTTGCCTaccaaatattataaattttaacctTGCTTGAGATAGAACAGTAGGCACGCCCAACAATAATACAATATCGAACGCCAACAATAATTCAATATCATCGTACCCTCatcattattaatatatatagtaGAGCTAGGTGAAGAAGATGAATTATAATAACTATATGCATGTAATTTTAGACTTTCCTCTTATGTTTGTCTACCAATGCTCTATAATaaacttccattttcttttaataatgttctataatacaaaaaaatatgtgTGTTGGTCCTAATTTAAACCGTTAAGTTGATCAAAACTCAAAGATTTCAGCAGGATTATAGCAGCCTCCATGAAAGTTAATGTTGTAGtagtttttattattcaaatataaTGGAAAGGTCCATTACGATTTTGTTGATCCAGAATTAAGGTtcttaattgatacaaaatgttTGGAGACCATAACCATaggtatctatctatctatctatacttTGTTTAGTTTTTGTTTGCATTCATTAATTATCATTGAAATAAATGCGtaatattagatataataaatatataattataaatattacagacataaaattatagaaattaaattaaataaaattattttaaattattatctctctaacattttttttaatatagctATTATTAACATAcaagagttatatatatatatatatatatatatatatatatttactactTCTAAGACTTAAACTCATGATATCTTACTTAGAATCCAAAAtacttattattttgactaaattcaatatttattattttgagtGAATATCCCATTCGGCCTCTGACAATTATTTCGAAAGGACAATGAggctcccaaaaaaaaaaaacacctaatccggtccctgataatttttttgggactgattagcccctgtgccaaaaaaaaataacattgattttCTTTTGGCACAGGAGTttcgttgtcctttcgaagtaattgtcaggaaccggattggattttttttttgtcagggacCTCATTGTCTTTCGAGATAATTATCAGGGGCTGATTTGAGTTTTTCTCTATTATTTTCCATCTTTTTTAATAAAGGAGCATTAATAAATACATGAATACCTATTAATACACTAATAATataatcctaattcctaatccaGCTATATGCACGGATGCAGCGTACCATATAGTATCGAATAGAGAGTTTTCCGTAATGAATAGATGCGGCGGCTAAAGCAATAAATAGAACATAGTTTACTTGACAGGCAAGTGCTCCAAAGTTGGTTGTTTCTTAATTCAATTCCTGCAATTCTCCAGTTTTAGTAGATCAAGTTGCGTTTAGTGTTGTTTGCGAAACACCCATATTTTCGTTTGCTGACCCTAAATGGTCTAATAACTTGTACTTCCCTTCTATGTATAAATGTACCTTGCCTTTGAAAAAAACAATTTGCTTCAACACCTCTTTTAAAATATTGGCATAATGTTATGCGGGAGAGAGAGTATGGGCGCCCATACTCTATCCCAATAATGCTACTCATATTGTATAGAagattttaatttattcaatccattttattcattttttagtttctctAGTTTCTCATTTTCTATTAGCTCAAAGATTCATGGGAGGCGTTATCAATTCAAATGTATCTTCACAAAATCCACCATAAACTCTACCCACCATTAATTCTATCACCAAACTTCTCTCACtataagaaaatagaatatttataacaaaaattagtgaTTATTACATAATGATAATTGTTCATACCCTTATCCAAAACATAAGCCAAGTCCAATCAGGCCAAGAGGCCTAATCCAAAAAGATTGGCCTTCACCGACT contains:
- the LOC112772811 gene encoding acyl-CoA-binding domain-containing protein 4-like, producing MLGLRDQTLQPKLSPPSLPSPPLFSSTACITSWNQLGNMSSTEAMRLFVKILEEEDPGWYSRASSSVVEPVIDVQMNGFEEAKDEAFQVLESVENGNALDCNFLSFSM